A window from Esox lucius isolate fEsoLuc1 chromosome 16, fEsoLuc1.pri, whole genome shotgun sequence encodes these proteins:
- the arhgap20 gene encoding rho GTPase-activating protein 20 isoform X1 has product MGLGIRALGSEANETPCGSSVVALMETMSPQQGTIGQNRSGSMTGANKLCTLTDSKKQMKTLAHRRQSAPSLVITKALTKTRSMSRESCVVPVSPETCPLVQAFLSPGRVFLAHAHTQLKTGLQTQERHLFLFNDTLLIAKAKSSTQFKLKARVRVCEMWTAGCVEVVCEGSSSQDRSFVMGWPTFNCVATFSSVEHKDKWLSLIKSRINEEKEKDDPKTIPLKIFAKEIGNCAYAKTLAVSNSDCTTDVIQMALQQFGISGCVKDHQLWVSSSKDDSPYPLIGHEFPFSIKMSHIRDGGGGVGGGVTPVLEDQGVRLLDQCLPPDHQCQFILKPSRVSPRQAPFIEPDQKSFKRKRSLINWAFWKGSGTQLDGPPLSPSSPSPSPGRLFGRSLSSVCPADHALPKPVLDMLVFLYQEGPYTRGIFRRSAGAKACRELRERLDNGTEETHTVSLESVFVTAAVFKDFLRNIPGSLLCVDLYEQWVGVMERVDEEERTQAIQRLVRLLPGENLLLLKHVVAMLHCIQGNADDNQMNAFNLSVCIAPSMLWTPAPCSPKGEGEATKKVCELVRFLIENCNKVLGDDVTSLFGGFPQKSNSSDHGSDVSSFQMNDSSYDSLENELNDDPDSPFQESLPLRDKAKPDSRSRDSVITLSDCDPDPDPEADLLQLPSLARPRKFSPAVRQPRPRQSFVQSQGPLRVRRSSEPALGHTPGALIIQTDKHHSASRKASYDATMEGEEEEMDEEEEEEEDEVFLAQGLRSLQLKKDKVVTGLERGGVGTLGRRKLKHGPPPPLRLDASCSSHSSPATSPTGSSLSSLDSAFSQYSTDYVTGAGVPLAEPSLRCPSSSPPSRDSVDWNQSQPLHSPRTPSAHHGLHPNTWLKRDRRLSLRQPDNGQLEEEAGEGESILKVPEAKLVEVKGVEVSPKRRSSSPPSYQQAILQLQKSRPPFYRGTEKHLTIRELRLLHDQACDLTRRPPTGGEVIQPPQSVFYGQSGSILTLQRQKSHSITPDMEAGHKVVAAPRRASEPCRATGAASSFTLERPAVKPQTHGVKCQQLPVSGLRVSDVEPQCNGVIPNSEPRFCLSPSATRAVTDYFSSQGRVDADTCLRRSQEVTLSLVQGKREWQSRRCSDPRIEDFDQMFFAEESYV; this is encoded by the exons ATGGGATTAGGAATACGTGCGCTCGGGTCTGAGGCCAACGAGACTCCGTGTGGATCTTCTGTAGTAGCCTTGATGGAAACCATGTCTCCACAGCAGGGAACTATCGGACAAAATAGGTCTGGATCTATGACAGGGGCAAATAAGCTCTGCACGCTGACAGACAGCAAAAAG CAGATGAAGACCCTGGCCCATCGAAGACAGTCCGCCCCCTCGCTGGTCATCACTAAAGCACTTACTAAAACACGAAGCATGTCCAG ggAGAGCTGTGTGGTCCCGGTCAGTCCAGAGACATGCCCCCTGGTGCAGGCGTTCCTCTCTCCAGGGAGGGTGTTCCTGGCCCACGCCCACACCCAACTGAAGACTGGCCTGCAGACACAGGAGAgacacctcttcctcttcaaTGACACACTCCTCATCGCAAAAGCCAA GTCATCCACTCAGTTCAAGCTGAAGGCTCgagtgcgcgtgtgtgagaTGTGGACGGCTGGCTGTGTGGAGGTGGTGTGTGAAGGCAGCTCCAGTCAGGACAGGAGCTTCGTAATGGGCTGGCCCACCTTCAACTGTGTCGCCACATttag TTCTGTGGAGCACAAGGACAAGTGGCTTTCACTCATCAAAAG TCGAATAaatgaagagaaggagaaagacgaCCCCAAGACAATCCCTCTGAAGATATTTGCCAAGGAAATTGGGAACTGCGCATAC GCCAAGACCCTTGCAGTCAGTAATTCGGACTGCACCACAGATGTAATCCAAATGGCACTGCAGCAGTTTGGCATTTCG ggCTGTGTGAAAGACCACCAGTTGTGGGTGAGTTCCAGTAAAGATGACTCGCCCTATCCTCTGATTG GTCATGAGTTTCCGTTCAGTATCAAGATGAGCCACATTCgggatgggggaggaggagtTGGTGGAGGAGTTACTCCTGTTCTGGAGGACCAGGGGGTGCGACTGCTGGACCAGTGTCTCCCTCCAGACCACCAGTGCCAGTTCATTCTCAAGCCGAGCCGCGTGAGCCCCAGACAAGCTCCGTTCATAG AGCCGGATCAGAAGTCCTTCAAGAGGAAGAGGTCGCTGATAAACTGGGCCTTCTGGAAGGGTTCGGGTACCCAGCTGGACGGGCCCCCTCTGTCCCCAAGCTCCCCGTCGCCCTCGCCGGGACGGCTGTTCGGACGGTCCCTCTCCTCCGTCTGCCCCGCTGACCACGCCCTGCCCAAACCTGTCCTGGACATGCTGGTGTTTCTGTACCAGGAGGGCCCCTACACCAGGGGGATATTCCGACGCTCCGCGGGGGCCAAAGCCTGCAGAGAGCTGAGGGAGCGGCTGGACAACGGGACGGAGGAGACGCACACCGTCTCACTTGAGTCGGTGTTCGTAACGGCGGCAGTGTTTAAG GACTTCCTTCGCAACATCCCGGGCAGTCTGCTGTGTGTGGATCTGTATGAGCAGTGGGTTGGAGTGATGGAGCGAGTTGatgaagaggagaggacacAGGCCATCCAGAG GCTGGTCCGTCTTCTGCCCGGCGAGAACCTGTTGCTACTCAAACACGTGGTCGCCATGCTCCACTGTATCCAAGGAAACGCTGATGACAACCAGATGAACGCTTTCAACCTGTCGGTGTGCATCGCTCCCAGCATGCTCTGGACCCCGGCCCCTTGTAGTCCGAAGGGGGAAGGAGAGGCCACAAAAAAG GTCTGTGAGCTGGTCCGCTTCCTGATTGAGAACTGCAACAAGGTCCTGGGAGACGATGTCACGTCACTGTTTGGTGGGTTTCCTCAGAAGAGTAACAGCAGCGACCACGGATCAG ACGTGTCCTCTTTCCAGATGAATGACTCGTCCTATGACAGTCTAGAAAACGAGTTGAACGACGACCCAGATTCACCCTTCCAGGAGTCTCTCCCTCTGAGGGACAAGGCCAAGCCAGACAGCCGAAGTAGAGACTCGGTTATCACCCTGAGCGACTGTGACCCCGACCCTGACCCTGAGGCTGACCTCCTACAACTCCCCTCACTGGCCAGACCCAGGAAGTTCTCCCCCGCTGTACGCCAACCTCGCCCACGCCAGTCCTTCGTCCAATCACAGGGCCCCCTGAGGGTACGGCGCAGTTCAGAGCCCGCTCTCGGACACACCCCAGGAGCTTTGATCATCCAGACGGATAAGCACCATTCGGCGTCACGTAAAGCAAGCTATGATGCAAcgatggagggagaggaagaagaaatggacgaggaagaggaggaggaggaggatgaagtgTTTCTGGCGCAGGGTCTCAGGAGTCTCCAGCTTAAAAAAGACAAAGTAGTCACAGGAttagagagaggaggggttgGAACTCTTGGGCGAAGGAAGCTGAAGCACGGCCCGCCCCCTCCTTTACGACTGGACGCTAGCTGCTCCAGCCATTCGTCCCCGGCAACTTCCCCAACAGGCTCCTCCCTTAGCTCCCTAGACTCCGCCTTCTCACAATATTCCACAGACTATGTAACCGGTGCCGGCGTCCCATTGGCTGAGCCTTCCCTCCGCTGCCCCAGCAGCTCACCTCCCAGTAGGGACTCAGTTGACTGGAACCAGAGCCAGCCACTCCACTCCCCCAGGACCCCCTCCGCCCACCATGGCCTGCACCCTAACACTTGGCTAAAGAGGGACCGCCGGCTGTCACTGCGACAACCCGACAACGGGCAGCTGGAGGAGGAAGCGGGGGAGGGGGAAAGCATCCTAAAAGTCCCAGAGGCTAAGCTTGTGGAGGTCAAAGGTGTAGAGGTGAGCCCCAAGAGGAGGTCCAGCAGCCCTCCGTCCTACCAGCAGGCTATCTTACAGCTGCAGAAGAGTCGGCCTCCCTTCTACAGAGGCACTGAGAAACACCTCACCATCAGAGAGTTACGCCTGCTGCATGACCAGGCCTGCGACCTCACCCGTAGACCCCCCACGGGAGGTGAGGTCATCCAGCCTCCCCAGAGCGTGTTCTATGGACAGAGTGGCTCCATACTGACCCTACAGAGGCAGAAGTCTCACTCCATCACCCCGGACATGGAGGCCGGCCACAAAGTCGTGGCTGCACCTCGCCGAGCCTCTGAGCCCTGCAGGGCAACAGGCGCAGCCTCCAGCTTCACGCTGGAGAGGCCAGCTGTCAAGCCTCAGACCCACGGGGTCAAATGTCAGCAGCTCCCCGTGAGCGGACTCAGAGTCTCCGACGTGGAGCCGCAGTGCAACGGAGTGATCCCGAACTCCGAGCCGCGCTTTtgcctgtctccctctgccaCGCGGGCAGTCACGGACTACTTCTCCTCCCAGGGACGGGTGGACGCAGACACGTGCCTACGAAGGAGTCAGGAGGTGACCCTGTCCCTCGTCCAGGGGAAGAGGGAGTGGCAGAGCAGAAGATGTAGCGACCCCCGCATTGAAGACTTTGACCAGATGTTCTTTGCTGAGGAGTCTTACGTTTAA
- the arhgap20 gene encoding rho GTPase-activating protein 20 isoform X2: protein MGLGIRALGSEANETPCGSSVVALMETMSPQQGTIGQNRSGSMTGANKLCTLTDSKKMKTLAHRRQSAPSLVITKALTKTRSMSRESCVVPVSPETCPLVQAFLSPGRVFLAHAHTQLKTGLQTQERHLFLFNDTLLIAKAKSSTQFKLKARVRVCEMWTAGCVEVVCEGSSSQDRSFVMGWPTFNCVATFSSVEHKDKWLSLIKSRINEEKEKDDPKTIPLKIFAKEIGNCAYAKTLAVSNSDCTTDVIQMALQQFGISGCVKDHQLWVSSSKDDSPYPLIGHEFPFSIKMSHIRDGGGGVGGGVTPVLEDQGVRLLDQCLPPDHQCQFILKPSRVSPRQAPFIEPDQKSFKRKRSLINWAFWKGSGTQLDGPPLSPSSPSPSPGRLFGRSLSSVCPADHALPKPVLDMLVFLYQEGPYTRGIFRRSAGAKACRELRERLDNGTEETHTVSLESVFVTAAVFKDFLRNIPGSLLCVDLYEQWVGVMERVDEEERTQAIQRLVRLLPGENLLLLKHVVAMLHCIQGNADDNQMNAFNLSVCIAPSMLWTPAPCSPKGEGEATKKVCELVRFLIENCNKVLGDDVTSLFGGFPQKSNSSDHGSDVSSFQMNDSSYDSLENELNDDPDSPFQESLPLRDKAKPDSRSRDSVITLSDCDPDPDPEADLLQLPSLARPRKFSPAVRQPRPRQSFVQSQGPLRVRRSSEPALGHTPGALIIQTDKHHSASRKASYDATMEGEEEEMDEEEEEEEDEVFLAQGLRSLQLKKDKVVTGLERGGVGTLGRRKLKHGPPPPLRLDASCSSHSSPATSPTGSSLSSLDSAFSQYSTDYVTGAGVPLAEPSLRCPSSSPPSRDSVDWNQSQPLHSPRTPSAHHGLHPNTWLKRDRRLSLRQPDNGQLEEEAGEGESILKVPEAKLVEVKGVEVSPKRRSSSPPSYQQAILQLQKSRPPFYRGTEKHLTIRELRLLHDQACDLTRRPPTGGEVIQPPQSVFYGQSGSILTLQRQKSHSITPDMEAGHKVVAAPRRASEPCRATGAASSFTLERPAVKPQTHGVKCQQLPVSGLRVSDVEPQCNGVIPNSEPRFCLSPSATRAVTDYFSSQGRVDADTCLRRSQEVTLSLVQGKREWQSRRCSDPRIEDFDQMFFAEESYV, encoded by the exons ATGGGATTAGGAATACGTGCGCTCGGGTCTGAGGCCAACGAGACTCCGTGTGGATCTTCTGTAGTAGCCTTGATGGAAACCATGTCTCCACAGCAGGGAACTATCGGACAAAATAGGTCTGGATCTATGACAGGGGCAAATAAGCTCTGCACGCTGACAGACAGCAAAAAG ATGAAGACCCTGGCCCATCGAAGACAGTCCGCCCCCTCGCTGGTCATCACTAAAGCACTTACTAAAACACGAAGCATGTCCAG ggAGAGCTGTGTGGTCCCGGTCAGTCCAGAGACATGCCCCCTGGTGCAGGCGTTCCTCTCTCCAGGGAGGGTGTTCCTGGCCCACGCCCACACCCAACTGAAGACTGGCCTGCAGACACAGGAGAgacacctcttcctcttcaaTGACACACTCCTCATCGCAAAAGCCAA GTCATCCACTCAGTTCAAGCTGAAGGCTCgagtgcgcgtgtgtgagaTGTGGACGGCTGGCTGTGTGGAGGTGGTGTGTGAAGGCAGCTCCAGTCAGGACAGGAGCTTCGTAATGGGCTGGCCCACCTTCAACTGTGTCGCCACATttag TTCTGTGGAGCACAAGGACAAGTGGCTTTCACTCATCAAAAG TCGAATAaatgaagagaaggagaaagacgaCCCCAAGACAATCCCTCTGAAGATATTTGCCAAGGAAATTGGGAACTGCGCATAC GCCAAGACCCTTGCAGTCAGTAATTCGGACTGCACCACAGATGTAATCCAAATGGCACTGCAGCAGTTTGGCATTTCG ggCTGTGTGAAAGACCACCAGTTGTGGGTGAGTTCCAGTAAAGATGACTCGCCCTATCCTCTGATTG GTCATGAGTTTCCGTTCAGTATCAAGATGAGCCACATTCgggatgggggaggaggagtTGGTGGAGGAGTTACTCCTGTTCTGGAGGACCAGGGGGTGCGACTGCTGGACCAGTGTCTCCCTCCAGACCACCAGTGCCAGTTCATTCTCAAGCCGAGCCGCGTGAGCCCCAGACAAGCTCCGTTCATAG AGCCGGATCAGAAGTCCTTCAAGAGGAAGAGGTCGCTGATAAACTGGGCCTTCTGGAAGGGTTCGGGTACCCAGCTGGACGGGCCCCCTCTGTCCCCAAGCTCCCCGTCGCCCTCGCCGGGACGGCTGTTCGGACGGTCCCTCTCCTCCGTCTGCCCCGCTGACCACGCCCTGCCCAAACCTGTCCTGGACATGCTGGTGTTTCTGTACCAGGAGGGCCCCTACACCAGGGGGATATTCCGACGCTCCGCGGGGGCCAAAGCCTGCAGAGAGCTGAGGGAGCGGCTGGACAACGGGACGGAGGAGACGCACACCGTCTCACTTGAGTCGGTGTTCGTAACGGCGGCAGTGTTTAAG GACTTCCTTCGCAACATCCCGGGCAGTCTGCTGTGTGTGGATCTGTATGAGCAGTGGGTTGGAGTGATGGAGCGAGTTGatgaagaggagaggacacAGGCCATCCAGAG GCTGGTCCGTCTTCTGCCCGGCGAGAACCTGTTGCTACTCAAACACGTGGTCGCCATGCTCCACTGTATCCAAGGAAACGCTGATGACAACCAGATGAACGCTTTCAACCTGTCGGTGTGCATCGCTCCCAGCATGCTCTGGACCCCGGCCCCTTGTAGTCCGAAGGGGGAAGGAGAGGCCACAAAAAAG GTCTGTGAGCTGGTCCGCTTCCTGATTGAGAACTGCAACAAGGTCCTGGGAGACGATGTCACGTCACTGTTTGGTGGGTTTCCTCAGAAGAGTAACAGCAGCGACCACGGATCAG ACGTGTCCTCTTTCCAGATGAATGACTCGTCCTATGACAGTCTAGAAAACGAGTTGAACGACGACCCAGATTCACCCTTCCAGGAGTCTCTCCCTCTGAGGGACAAGGCCAAGCCAGACAGCCGAAGTAGAGACTCGGTTATCACCCTGAGCGACTGTGACCCCGACCCTGACCCTGAGGCTGACCTCCTACAACTCCCCTCACTGGCCAGACCCAGGAAGTTCTCCCCCGCTGTACGCCAACCTCGCCCACGCCAGTCCTTCGTCCAATCACAGGGCCCCCTGAGGGTACGGCGCAGTTCAGAGCCCGCTCTCGGACACACCCCAGGAGCTTTGATCATCCAGACGGATAAGCACCATTCGGCGTCACGTAAAGCAAGCTATGATGCAAcgatggagggagaggaagaagaaatggacgaggaagaggaggaggaggaggatgaagtgTTTCTGGCGCAGGGTCTCAGGAGTCTCCAGCTTAAAAAAGACAAAGTAGTCACAGGAttagagagaggaggggttgGAACTCTTGGGCGAAGGAAGCTGAAGCACGGCCCGCCCCCTCCTTTACGACTGGACGCTAGCTGCTCCAGCCATTCGTCCCCGGCAACTTCCCCAACAGGCTCCTCCCTTAGCTCCCTAGACTCCGCCTTCTCACAATATTCCACAGACTATGTAACCGGTGCCGGCGTCCCATTGGCTGAGCCTTCCCTCCGCTGCCCCAGCAGCTCACCTCCCAGTAGGGACTCAGTTGACTGGAACCAGAGCCAGCCACTCCACTCCCCCAGGACCCCCTCCGCCCACCATGGCCTGCACCCTAACACTTGGCTAAAGAGGGACCGCCGGCTGTCACTGCGACAACCCGACAACGGGCAGCTGGAGGAGGAAGCGGGGGAGGGGGAAAGCATCCTAAAAGTCCCAGAGGCTAAGCTTGTGGAGGTCAAAGGTGTAGAGGTGAGCCCCAAGAGGAGGTCCAGCAGCCCTCCGTCCTACCAGCAGGCTATCTTACAGCTGCAGAAGAGTCGGCCTCCCTTCTACAGAGGCACTGAGAAACACCTCACCATCAGAGAGTTACGCCTGCTGCATGACCAGGCCTGCGACCTCACCCGTAGACCCCCCACGGGAGGTGAGGTCATCCAGCCTCCCCAGAGCGTGTTCTATGGACAGAGTGGCTCCATACTGACCCTACAGAGGCAGAAGTCTCACTCCATCACCCCGGACATGGAGGCCGGCCACAAAGTCGTGGCTGCACCTCGCCGAGCCTCTGAGCCCTGCAGGGCAACAGGCGCAGCCTCCAGCTTCACGCTGGAGAGGCCAGCTGTCAAGCCTCAGACCCACGGGGTCAAATGTCAGCAGCTCCCCGTGAGCGGACTCAGAGTCTCCGACGTGGAGCCGCAGTGCAACGGAGTGATCCCGAACTCCGAGCCGCGCTTTtgcctgtctccctctgccaCGCGGGCAGTCACGGACTACTTCTCCTCCCAGGGACGGGTGGACGCAGACACGTGCCTACGAAGGAGTCAGGAGGTGACCCTGTCCCTCGTCCAGGGGAAGAGGGAGTGGCAGAGCAGAAGATGTAGCGACCCCCGCATTGAAGACTTTGACCAGATGTTCTTTGCTGAGGAGTCTTACGTTTAA
- the arhgap20 gene encoding rho GTPase-activating protein 20 isoform X3, producing MELFLRDGDADDPKRDRSGSCVEFYQVNQMKTLAHRRQSAPSLVITKALTKTRSMSRESCVVPVSPETCPLVQAFLSPGRVFLAHAHTQLKTGLQTQERHLFLFNDTLLIAKAKSSTQFKLKARVRVCEMWTAGCVEVVCEGSSSQDRSFVMGWPTFNCVATFSSVEHKDKWLSLIKSRINEEKEKDDPKTIPLKIFAKEIGNCAYAKTLAVSNSDCTTDVIQMALQQFGISGCVKDHQLWVSSSKDDSPYPLIGHEFPFSIKMSHIRDGGGGVGGGVTPVLEDQGVRLLDQCLPPDHQCQFILKPSRVSPRQAPFIEPDQKSFKRKRSLINWAFWKGSGTQLDGPPLSPSSPSPSPGRLFGRSLSSVCPADHALPKPVLDMLVFLYQEGPYTRGIFRRSAGAKACRELRERLDNGTEETHTVSLESVFVTAAVFKDFLRNIPGSLLCVDLYEQWVGVMERVDEEERTQAIQRLVRLLPGENLLLLKHVVAMLHCIQGNADDNQMNAFNLSVCIAPSMLWTPAPCSPKGEGEATKKVCELVRFLIENCNKVLGDDVTSLFGGFPQKSNSSDHGSDVSSFQMNDSSYDSLENELNDDPDSPFQESLPLRDKAKPDSRSRDSVITLSDCDPDPDPEADLLQLPSLARPRKFSPAVRQPRPRQSFVQSQGPLRVRRSSEPALGHTPGALIIQTDKHHSASRKASYDATMEGEEEEMDEEEEEEEDEVFLAQGLRSLQLKKDKVVTGLERGGVGTLGRRKLKHGPPPPLRLDASCSSHSSPATSPTGSSLSSLDSAFSQYSTDYVTGAGVPLAEPSLRCPSSSPPSRDSVDWNQSQPLHSPRTPSAHHGLHPNTWLKRDRRLSLRQPDNGQLEEEAGEGESILKVPEAKLVEVKGVEVSPKRRSSSPPSYQQAILQLQKSRPPFYRGTEKHLTIRELRLLHDQACDLTRRPPTGGEVIQPPQSVFYGQSGSILTLQRQKSHSITPDMEAGHKVVAAPRRASEPCRATGAASSFTLERPAVKPQTHGVKCQQLPVSGLRVSDVEPQCNGVIPNSEPRFCLSPSATRAVTDYFSSQGRVDADTCLRRSQEVTLSLVQGKREWQSRRCSDPRIEDFDQMFFAEESYV from the exons CAGATGAAGACCCTGGCCCATCGAAGACAGTCCGCCCCCTCGCTGGTCATCACTAAAGCACTTACTAAAACACGAAGCATGTCCAG ggAGAGCTGTGTGGTCCCGGTCAGTCCAGAGACATGCCCCCTGGTGCAGGCGTTCCTCTCTCCAGGGAGGGTGTTCCTGGCCCACGCCCACACCCAACTGAAGACTGGCCTGCAGACACAGGAGAgacacctcttcctcttcaaTGACACACTCCTCATCGCAAAAGCCAA GTCATCCACTCAGTTCAAGCTGAAGGCTCgagtgcgcgtgtgtgagaTGTGGACGGCTGGCTGTGTGGAGGTGGTGTGTGAAGGCAGCTCCAGTCAGGACAGGAGCTTCGTAATGGGCTGGCCCACCTTCAACTGTGTCGCCACATttag TTCTGTGGAGCACAAGGACAAGTGGCTTTCACTCATCAAAAG TCGAATAaatgaagagaaggagaaagacgaCCCCAAGACAATCCCTCTGAAGATATTTGCCAAGGAAATTGGGAACTGCGCATAC GCCAAGACCCTTGCAGTCAGTAATTCGGACTGCACCACAGATGTAATCCAAATGGCACTGCAGCAGTTTGGCATTTCG ggCTGTGTGAAAGACCACCAGTTGTGGGTGAGTTCCAGTAAAGATGACTCGCCCTATCCTCTGATTG GTCATGAGTTTCCGTTCAGTATCAAGATGAGCCACATTCgggatgggggaggaggagtTGGTGGAGGAGTTACTCCTGTTCTGGAGGACCAGGGGGTGCGACTGCTGGACCAGTGTCTCCCTCCAGACCACCAGTGCCAGTTCATTCTCAAGCCGAGCCGCGTGAGCCCCAGACAAGCTCCGTTCATAG AGCCGGATCAGAAGTCCTTCAAGAGGAAGAGGTCGCTGATAAACTGGGCCTTCTGGAAGGGTTCGGGTACCCAGCTGGACGGGCCCCCTCTGTCCCCAAGCTCCCCGTCGCCCTCGCCGGGACGGCTGTTCGGACGGTCCCTCTCCTCCGTCTGCCCCGCTGACCACGCCCTGCCCAAACCTGTCCTGGACATGCTGGTGTTTCTGTACCAGGAGGGCCCCTACACCAGGGGGATATTCCGACGCTCCGCGGGGGCCAAAGCCTGCAGAGAGCTGAGGGAGCGGCTGGACAACGGGACGGAGGAGACGCACACCGTCTCACTTGAGTCGGTGTTCGTAACGGCGGCAGTGTTTAAG GACTTCCTTCGCAACATCCCGGGCAGTCTGCTGTGTGTGGATCTGTATGAGCAGTGGGTTGGAGTGATGGAGCGAGTTGatgaagaggagaggacacAGGCCATCCAGAG GCTGGTCCGTCTTCTGCCCGGCGAGAACCTGTTGCTACTCAAACACGTGGTCGCCATGCTCCACTGTATCCAAGGAAACGCTGATGACAACCAGATGAACGCTTTCAACCTGTCGGTGTGCATCGCTCCCAGCATGCTCTGGACCCCGGCCCCTTGTAGTCCGAAGGGGGAAGGAGAGGCCACAAAAAAG GTCTGTGAGCTGGTCCGCTTCCTGATTGAGAACTGCAACAAGGTCCTGGGAGACGATGTCACGTCACTGTTTGGTGGGTTTCCTCAGAAGAGTAACAGCAGCGACCACGGATCAG ACGTGTCCTCTTTCCAGATGAATGACTCGTCCTATGACAGTCTAGAAAACGAGTTGAACGACGACCCAGATTCACCCTTCCAGGAGTCTCTCCCTCTGAGGGACAAGGCCAAGCCAGACAGCCGAAGTAGAGACTCGGTTATCACCCTGAGCGACTGTGACCCCGACCCTGACCCTGAGGCTGACCTCCTACAACTCCCCTCACTGGCCAGACCCAGGAAGTTCTCCCCCGCTGTACGCCAACCTCGCCCACGCCAGTCCTTCGTCCAATCACAGGGCCCCCTGAGGGTACGGCGCAGTTCAGAGCCCGCTCTCGGACACACCCCAGGAGCTTTGATCATCCAGACGGATAAGCACCATTCGGCGTCACGTAAAGCAAGCTATGATGCAAcgatggagggagaggaagaagaaatggacgaggaagaggaggaggaggaggatgaagtgTTTCTGGCGCAGGGTCTCAGGAGTCTCCAGCTTAAAAAAGACAAAGTAGTCACAGGAttagagagaggaggggttgGAACTCTTGGGCGAAGGAAGCTGAAGCACGGCCCGCCCCCTCCTTTACGACTGGACGCTAGCTGCTCCAGCCATTCGTCCCCGGCAACTTCCCCAACAGGCTCCTCCCTTAGCTCCCTAGACTCCGCCTTCTCACAATATTCCACAGACTATGTAACCGGTGCCGGCGTCCCATTGGCTGAGCCTTCCCTCCGCTGCCCCAGCAGCTCACCTCCCAGTAGGGACTCAGTTGACTGGAACCAGAGCCAGCCACTCCACTCCCCCAGGACCCCCTCCGCCCACCATGGCCTGCACCCTAACACTTGGCTAAAGAGGGACCGCCGGCTGTCACTGCGACAACCCGACAACGGGCAGCTGGAGGAGGAAGCGGGGGAGGGGGAAAGCATCCTAAAAGTCCCAGAGGCTAAGCTTGTGGAGGTCAAAGGTGTAGAGGTGAGCCCCAAGAGGAGGTCCAGCAGCCCTCCGTCCTACCAGCAGGCTATCTTACAGCTGCAGAAGAGTCGGCCTCCCTTCTACAGAGGCACTGAGAAACACCTCACCATCAGAGAGTTACGCCTGCTGCATGACCAGGCCTGCGACCTCACCCGTAGACCCCCCACGGGAGGTGAGGTCATCCAGCCTCCCCAGAGCGTGTTCTATGGACAGAGTGGCTCCATACTGACCCTACAGAGGCAGAAGTCTCACTCCATCACCCCGGACATGGAGGCCGGCCACAAAGTCGTGGCTGCACCTCGCCGAGCCTCTGAGCCCTGCAGGGCAACAGGCGCAGCCTCCAGCTTCACGCTGGAGAGGCCAGCTGTCAAGCCTCAGACCCACGGGGTCAAATGTCAGCAGCTCCCCGTGAGCGGACTCAGAGTCTCCGACGTGGAGCCGCAGTGCAACGGAGTGATCCCGAACTCCGAGCCGCGCTTTtgcctgtctccctctgccaCGCGGGCAGTCACGGACTACTTCTCCTCCCAGGGACGGGTGGACGCAGACACGTGCCTACGAAGGAGTCAGGAGGTGACCCTGTCCCTCGTCCAGGGGAAGAGGGAGTGGCAGAGCAGAAGATGTAGCGACCCCCGCATTGAAGACTTTGACCAGATGTTCTTTGCTGAGGAGTCTTACGTTTAA